One window of the Pedobacter ginsengisoli genome contains the following:
- a CDS encoding DUF2975 domain-containing protein, translated as MKLSDSKIIKFLNSLATIILVLYAIFIFLKLFSPGAPKMSNSTRGYQVYDVIAKNKDQVLNQTLGEWFNDRLVVQPTNQSLVHLRFKSPSELFSFPAVLFQISQLIYWLLIGLIIYYIKKLFSSFNKDEVFTKKNATMILFGAITLILLPIIRWITQELFINCIVKLHLNDSGYVLQNGAGLIGSETLVGLTLLAFALAFKAGVNTRQENESFI; from the coding sequence ATGAAACTATCCGACAGCAAAATCATCAAATTCCTTAATTCTTTAGCCACTATAATATTGGTACTTTATGCGATTTTTATATTCTTGAAATTGTTTTCTCCTGGAGCTCCTAAAATGAGTAATAGCACCAGAGGTTATCAAGTATATGATGTTATAGCTAAAAACAAAGATCAGGTGCTTAATCAAACTTTAGGTGAATGGTTCAATGACAGACTAGTAGTTCAACCAACTAATCAATCTTTAGTTCATTTGAGATTTAAGTCCCCAAGTGAATTATTTTCATTTCCAGCCGTTTTGTTCCAAATTTCGCAGTTAATTTATTGGCTACTCATTGGCCTTATAATTTACTACATTAAAAAACTATTTAGCTCCTTTAATAAGGATGAGGTGTTTACAAAGAAAAATGCTACTATGATTCTATTCGGGGCTATTACATTAATATTACTTCCTATTATAAGGTGGATAACACAGGAATTGTTCATCAACTGTATTGTGAAATTACATCTCAATGATTCCGGCTATGTACTGCAAAATGGGGCAGGTTTAATCGGATCAGAAACCCTAGTAGGACTAACGCTCTTAGCTTTTGCTTTAGCCTTTAAAGCAGGTGTAAATACGAGGCAGGAAAATGAATCCTTTATTTAA
- a CDS encoding beta-1,6-N-acetylglucosaminyltransferase produces the protein MKIAYLILAHQNISQLALLIDLLTYENHNYCFLHLDARVYSPSAIKQLKKETKSKNWHSITGRSYINWGGFSMVEATLNLLIDALNFKTKEFDYVSLHSGMDLPIKNNQQIEKYLITNHGKQFIDYFELPNYKNWGGNGGLDRVNYYWLIDELGVIEAQKIVDAQKAIKMEKPQSGFSAKIYGGSQWWTITSDCAKYIINFLNDTPRFYHFFKYAYIADELFFQTIILNSPHKHQVENNNLRVIDWKSGPNYPKIFNINDIENLEFTTSLFARKFDVRYDEQIIVYLKNKIHASSYPN, from the coding sequence ATGAAAATTGCCTATCTCATTTTGGCTCATCAAAATATTAGCCAATTAGCTTTGTTAATAGATTTACTAACTTATGAAAATCATAACTACTGTTTTTTGCATTTAGATGCGCGTGTATATAGTCCATCTGCTATAAAACAATTAAAGAAAGAAACTAAAAGCAAAAATTGGCATTCGATTACGGGAAGAAGCTATATCAACTGGGGAGGCTTTAGTATGGTAGAAGCCACTTTAAACCTTCTAATTGATGCTTTAAATTTTAAAACTAAAGAATTCGACTATGTCTCTTTGCATAGTGGGATGGATCTACCTATTAAGAACAATCAGCAAATTGAAAAATATCTAATAACTAACCACGGCAAACAGTTTATAGATTACTTTGAACTTCCAAATTATAAAAATTGGGGCGGAAATGGGGGCTTAGATAGGGTAAACTATTACTGGCTTATTGATGAATTGGGGGTAATTGAAGCTCAGAAGATCGTAGATGCTCAAAAAGCGATTAAAATGGAAAAACCGCAATCAGGTTTTAGTGCTAAAATATATGGTGGTTCGCAGTGGTGGACCATTACCTCGGATTGTGCAAAGTATATCATTAATTTCTTAAACGACACACCAAGGTTCTACCATTTTTTTAAATATGCCTATATAGCCGACGAACTTTTTTTTCAGACTATCATATTAAATTCGCCACACAAACACCAGGTTGAGAACAATAACCTAAGAGTAATTGACTGGAAATCAGGCCCAAACTACCCTAAGATATTTAATATAAACGATATCGAAAATTTAGAATTTACAACATCATTATTTGCGCGTAAATTCGATGTTCGTTATGACGAACAGATTATAGTCTATTTAAAAAATAAAATTCATGCATCCTCCTATCCAAATTAG
- a CDS encoding MGMT family protein gives MKPETYSFIMQVFDLARLIPEGRVTTYGTIARALGSAKSARLVGKAMNHSHGTIYKVPAHRVVNGSGLLTGKFHLTDPDQMQSLLEAEGITVKDNQVQYFKKVFCPP, from the coding sequence ATGAAACCCGAAACTTACAGTTTTATTATGCAGGTATTTGATCTGGCCAGGTTAATCCCGGAAGGAAGGGTCACCACTTATGGTACCATTGCCCGTGCCCTCGGCTCTGCAAAATCAGCAAGACTTGTAGGTAAAGCCATGAACCATTCACATGGCACTATCTATAAAGTACCTGCCCACCGGGTGGTAAATGGCAGCGGTCTGTTGACCGGCAAATTTCATCTTACTGATCCCGATCAGATGCAGAGCCTGCTAGAAGCAGAAGGCATAACCGTTAAAGACAACCAGGTTCAGTATTTCAAAAAGGTATTCTGCCCCCCTTAA
- a CDS encoding helix-turn-helix domain-containing protein, whose product MPIVINLDIMLAKRKMSLTELSEKVGLTIVNLSILKTGRAKGVRFDTLEAVCRVLDCKPGDIIDID is encoded by the coding sequence ATGCCTATAGTCATCAATTTAGATATAATGCTCGCTAAACGCAAAATGTCTTTAACAGAACTTTCTGAGAAAGTTGGTTTAACCATAGTTAACCTTTCCATTTTAAAAACTGGAAGGGCAAAAGGTGTTAGATTTGATACACTGGAAGCAGTATGTAGAGTTTTAGATTGCAAACCTGGAGATATTATCGATATAGATTAA
- a CDS encoding helix-turn-helix domain-containing protein, protein MERILDHRSKNLNKMHVGNNIRKIREVREIKQAYIAQKLDISLTSYGKIERNEVDISVKRLNQIADILGVSVAFIVSFNETRLFNFVLDQEKSDSGYCLLIQHMKENIHWLKSENERLLDLISRLSYSAHK, encoded by the coding sequence GTGGAAAGAATCCTTGATCATCGCTCAAAAAATTTAAATAAAATGCACGTAGGAAATAACATTAGAAAAATACGGGAAGTAAGAGAAATAAAACAAGCCTATATCGCCCAGAAACTAGATATTTCATTAACTAGTTATGGGAAAATTGAAAGAAATGAAGTTGATATAAGTGTGAAACGTTTGAATCAGATCGCTGATATTCTGGGTGTTTCAGTGGCTTTCATAGTTAGTTTTAATGAAACTAGGTTATTTAATTTTGTTTTGGACCAAGAAAAATCGGATTCTGGTTATTGTCTTTTGATCCAACATATGAAAGAAAATATTCATTGGTTAAAATCAGAAAATGAAAGGTTATTAGACCTTATTTCAAGGTTATCATATTCTGCTCATAAATAA